In the Maniola hyperantus chromosome 13, iAphHyp1.2, whole genome shotgun sequence genome, TAAGTTACGCATTCCACCACGCAATACGTTTCTTACACCATCGGGTAATGCTCCGTAGTATCGTTAGCGCGATTACGGATCTATGGTTAAAGATTGAAGACCCTATGGCGTATGTTACTTCGTCGCATCGTACGATTGTTGTAGAATGCTAGAGTTTGATTAGCGTCGCCGTCATCTAAAGGGCTTCCGATACggtcaagctgcttgacggtCGCATCAAGCTTGAACAAacaaacggcacttttctcatatctcGAACACTGCCCGAACGTCGTGTCaagcaaaaatttaaaatcacatcaatcacCGTCAAACACGTAAATGCTCGACTCAAGCATTAAGCAAAACGTATTGTAAACGGTCTCTGTAGCTctttatgctagcgacttcgtccgcgtgggtacaaatttcaaacccttatttcaccctcttgttgaattttgaaaaacctttcttagcggacgccttcgtcataatagctatctgcatgccaaatttcagcccgatccgtccagtagtttgagctgtgttgatagatcagtcagtcagtcacctttcccttttttatatttagatgtggAGAATACAGCTTCAATAATTGACTTATTGCAGGCGCCGTCCAACGCGAAGCTCCGCGTCCCGTTGCAGATCAAGGTGCCCTACCAAATGGTGATGTCTCTGGGCAGCGGCGAGCGAACCGTCACCGTCGACCCGCAGGCCGCACACCAGCAGGGAATTATGCAGTAATAACTTTCAGTCGCAGCATGTACTAGAGATTTACCATACCACCACAGGTTGCAATATGACTAAAATCGGTTCCAACTTCCATCCACGTTCGACATCTCCATATCAATTTgacaaattaaaactatttctaAAAAATGTATCCTGTAGATTGGTTCGAAAGTTAAACTTCCCGGAGAGTATTGCTACTGTCCAGAAAAGTAagtatggaatttcatttctggaCAGTAGGTATTAGTACAGCGATCCAGGAAAGTaggtttgaatttggaataaagTCTGTTCCTCACAATTATTTACTGTTCAGAAATGTTACTATGCtaaatttgaatttggaataatttttcttcttaatatcttgtatatttttaatattcttttattttttaatctgaaATAGTTTGAATTCGGAACTCTACGAATTGTGTTTTCAGCGCTCGACTCACAACACGGCACGGTTATCAGTATTGGGTTTTTTACAGCTAGGCTGTAGCGTCATTCGGAGCAAAAGTTTAATGAATTTTTTGGTCTTTATATTAAAAGGCTCGAATTGACTgttcgttttaaattatttattaaaaataagttacctactaaataaaatgAGTTCAAGTGAGGATAGTATGGAATTTAATTGCACACCTAATTTGAGAGGAGGCTGAATTAGCAAAATACATAGAAGgtacatatatacctattacctatatacttttttaaataaattactagtTTCTTTTTTTAGAAAAGCACTATACATGCCTCGACCGGGAGTGCCTTTCTGGCCTCGTGTTATAGACGTCCTCGCCAAGGCTCGGCCGTCTAACTCACACTCGACCTGAAAAAGCTTActtcccggtctcgtgcagtaatgCACTATTGTTCGCGATAGGTCGCGCCAAGGCAATTTTCTAGTGAGATGACATCACGTACCTGGTAATCGATATCgatgtattttttttggtaCGATTTACGGTAAATGATCACCCACCttatttaaagtaattaattttgtaaacaaaaatacattaattattaatctTATTCCGTTACGAATCCGGGTAAAATAttcttgactagcttatgctcgcgacttcgtccgcgtggactaaacaaatttcaaacccctatttcacctccttaggggttgaattttcaaaaatcctttcttagcggatgcctacgtcataatagctatctgcatgccaaatttcagcccgatccgtccagtagtaagggctgtgcgttgatagatcagtcagtcagtcagtcagtcaccttttccttttatatattaaagattaccagtattaatcttatttcgtagctggttacgaaaaaaTAGTTGCCAACGTGGATGGAACTGAAAAACCACTCGCGGACATGGTTATCGACCCGAGCTAAGACACTAAAgggtgtgcgagcgagaacactttCATCGCAGCATGTTAGAAACTTGCAATGCTGGGTCCAAATGAAATTGAtagttatattaattattatgatctcCTAGtgtttatgataataattattatttaacttaatataataattgtgtttgaaatttgtacatATCTTAGAACAAAAGTAAGGTTTTAATATATTAAGAATTTTACgattatcataaaatatatttctcaTTACTTTAATAATGTCAAcgattttatagtaggtagttagCTAAAATTGGTGAGGCCTGTTTCACATTTTCGTGtagaaaatccttttttaagcGAAATCtacttacggcgattacgcgcctactcctagcacaagcttttcgcttagttggagggaaaaggaGAACATTAGTTATATTTAAGAcggttaatattctttaaatgaaaaaccggccacgtgcgagtcaggctcgcgcaatgagggttccgtactgcagtcgtatttttttgacattttgcacgataattcaaaaactatgatgcataaaaataaataaaaatctgttttagaatgtacaggtgaagacctttcatatgataccccacttgatatagttatctcactttgaaagttgaaaatactaattattagttcatgaccacaatttaatttttttgtgtgatctaaccctaaattcacggttttcagatttttccctaaatgtcagctataagatctacctacctgccaaatttcatgattctaggtcaacgggaagtaccctgtaggtttattgacagacagacagacaacaaagtgatcctataagggttccgtttttcctttcgaggtacggaaccctaaaaagaccgatgtacattattttctgccatgtACTGTATTTGATATTATTACAAAGAAAATCGTGAAACATGGCCTCAAATTTCGagattttgtaaatacataataGGTGCCATGCAATTGTACCAAAAAATTTATCTGTTTTTTATCTTCGAAGTTCCTCTTGTCTCTGCGCGATTCTTGTGATCTTATTTGTAAGTTCAAAAGTGTAACataaagtacaaaataaaatgttttgcaCCGATTTtctcaaatgttttatttaatttcaattttctctTAATAAACAAAGCTTAGAGTAAGGAAGCACCTAGGTTTTCTATTGCATAatgtattttacaaaaaatattggaGGAAACAAATTATTTGGACGATGCAATCGACAGACTAAATATTATACCAAGTGTTTGCACGCATCAGTCAAAAGTGTGGTTTACCATACCAAACCGTGCTATTGATGACAgttttatagtccgtacaaaatgactcttcacgcgccattttaactctaggtcaactgtcatgtcaaaagtacgatttacgaactaaaatcgtacgtttgacatgaaatttgacacaaagttaaaatggcgcgtgaggagtataATTTTCTAGTGCCCAAACACACAAAGCGGGCGCAGATAAGCGAGAGGCGATTGTTGCGAAAACAATCGAATAATTGAACGATCGATAATGACGTTCGATTTATTCGTCTTCACAAAAACAATGCAATGAAAATCGACATTGATAAATGTGGTGCGCACGGTCTGGAACGAATAAATCGAAATCAATTAGCAGAAATAATGTACATGTGCcttctataatattagtttttattaaactatgtatttaaaataggtatactGCGCAATTGCATTCGATTTTCGATTTATTCATCCCTGACCCGCGCGCTATGTTACGCGCTGTGTTGTGTACCTACCAATTGAATAATAGAAAATAATCGATTGTTTTTCGATTGTTTAATTGTTATTAGAATGAATCGTCCGGGTGCGCTTTTTCAAACATAATGATGAACACATCAATCGAATCGGGACGTGCTTGTGTTGCGTGTGTTTGGGCACTTAACCGTAAAGGTGCGTCTAATAACGTAATAACATTGTTTAAATATGGGATTTTGtacatttttcaataaaataggcACATGTTATACAGTGTGGATGTCTTATGCCACAAAACTTATTATATTAGTCTGGAcaccttatttttttaattttttccgtgATCATATTACCTATACATGGAGTTTGTTGGATTTGGATGCAACAGATTTAGAATTTATTTCTAGAACTCTTATCTCAATAATTACTCTAATCTGCATTTTTCACCTAGTGTATAAATAAACTACTAccattaataagtaggtattcaataACATTTTTCACAATTAAATTGTGatttaagtatgtacctataccttAAACAGTTTTGTGTTAaacaaagtaagtacatactcTAAACATTTTGTACTTcctcatattataattaattaatatttcctaattaaaaaataacgaagttttattaatattccctaaaaattaaataaaagtacattaagtaaataatattttctaactctaataatttaattttttaataataataaatcttacaAAAAACCCATCACAgactaaattttaaaaacaataaaataaatctatacttttacaaaattttattattaacattatcacattttaaatttatgcTTCCGTCGATGATAgcgatatattatgtacaaacgCGAATCTAtttttacataagtacctaattattctTCTATTAAAAATTTTGAAGCTTTCCTATCTGTAGATATTTAATAGATTTGTATCAGAATTCAACAAGATagtgaaaatattaatataaaaactgGAAAACATGATCTAACTTGTTTTAAAGTTGtctaatgtaaaaaaaagtacGCGACGTTCAAAAAATTCCACTGCTCTAAAAATACGAAGCTACaaaaatgtagttttttttttacaatatgtGCACCACGtctatttagttaaaattttcGAGCAACAAATTATCGTAACAAAATTtcgcatcccacttctgaaatTTTCATATGAAAAATATTTGGCATATCATGGAAAATTTAGGTGGGGCGCAAAATTTTACGCGTTCTTAGTGTCCAACCGAACCTTCGGCTTCGCCCAAAAACTCACCTTACGAACGAACTTTTACGAGCGCGAGAGCATAATGGAAGAGGACATTATTTCGAAGTATTAAAGTTCTACTAGACAACTACATAAAAGGGGTATTAAAAGTCTTTAATTTCGGCTTTGGACAGAAATCTACCTTCGGTCGGACACTGATTAAATACTGATGCCATTGATTTagccaaaaataaaattaagggCAATAACACACCATGAAAACATTTTTCCTTAATTTAAGGGTAGACCTACTGTCAAAAAACGTCTTTAGCGGCTGCGATAAGTGTCAGCAAGTCGTTCTTTTCATCGGGTCAAGATGGTTCCAAAGCTGGGGCCGGGACAGTTTGctgaaaacataaaataaaattaattataaaaataataaaaagctacACGacacgacaaggctctcttggcacttgaatgacattgacggggggcgctgttggacatcaaaggcttagaatattcaaacaagaacaaaggggacactttacagcaacgttagttccgattttcaccacgcgccaagatagccttgtcgcgctGTAcctggtaagttttttttaggttttaATATTTGTTCCTTGATGCAAACTACTTATTAGCTAGATACTTcctgaaattaaaaatacctgTGAAAGCGGTGGGGTGTCGGACTGCTGGGACATTTCTGCTTTGACTCTCCGCGCGATGTGCGACCGTGTGTGCTTGCGCAAATGATCCTTTCGGTAGAAGCCTGCAACAGAAAAAACTCTAAACTGGCTGAACTTTAGATAATAGTCTCGATCGTCTTCTAActtctaagtacctactcggcTGCTCTATTAGCTATGCGGAATAGATTCATAATGGAAACAAACAATAACTAGTTATTCCATGCTGAAAGAAACTTGCTCAACAGCATCCTCGTCAATGCGACTTGCCTTTGTTTCTAATTGCTTATTAAAGAAAtctaaaaaggtaaaatatccATCATAACAATGTAGCCTTcgcagacctgggcgcgtttggaaccctcagctttagttttaagtacctacgtattaattatcatcactatatcatatcatcttacaaataaaaatttatgacaatcaggaagcgtttACCAATTCTGCCAATTtaaccaattctgaataaataatttgaatttgagtTAGAATAACTTGATGGCCCTACTACCATGGCGTACCGTATAGAGAACTCACCTTTCCCACCCTTAAACTGTAGGTACTCTATCATCAGAAGAGGGAGCTAAAATCGAGGGcagttaaaaattaaagtttgGCACCTATGTTTTACGGAACTTCGTACCTACTGGCTTTTCGGGACTTCTCAAAATTTGGAGACCTGAAACAAACAGCTTTATAGCTGTTGTGTCTCCAAACTTTGAAGGTCTCCCGAAGACCCTTCCTTAGTTGTGCTGATTGTTCTGTTATATCCAACTCACCTTTCCCACACTCGTTGCATATGTGTCGCTTCTCGCCCGAGTGTATGATGAAGTGCAGGGTGAGCTGCTCCTTGCGCTTGAAGGCCTTGAGGCAGACGGAGCAAACGTGCGGCCGCTCAGGGTTGTGCGACTGCTTGTGTCGCGTCAGATGGTCTTTGCGCTTGAGGGCCGCGTTGCAGATGTCGCAGATAAATCTGAAGGGTTTAAAAAGATCTCAGCTGTCATGTAAAGTTTAAATGAACTACAATCAAACATCAACGTAAAACCCCAAGGACGAAAAGATAGGAAGGATACTGTGCTTCTGGAACTACCCTTCTTGTCACTTGTTATttgtaaagtaagtacctacttgtaagacTACAACTTTGAAAAGATGGTAAGCATACAGTTTGGAATGTAACGGCGGAGTTATACCGAAagttgattaattattaatttgagtAAGTATCATAATAACGAGGTGTTGTAGGCGGTGGGATTTGGAACTAACACATTAAAATCCTTTGAACGGCTACAAAGAACTCGCTcttcattaaccgacttccaaaaaggaggcgAAAAAAGGTAAGTAACTAGGTACGTTCCACATCTTGTAGTTACTTTATGTTTTGCTGGGTGTAGAAATGAAGACTAAAAGAATAACATACCTCCTCTCCATGGTGTGCCCTACGAGATGTTGGTCGAGGAGTCCTCGCTCAGGATACGCCATATGACATTCTGGACAACAGTAGAGCGTGCTTCCATCTGCAATTTGTAAATCATAAATCAAAAgaaatgaaaacattttctactGTGATGAGagaagtagtagtagtatatagtaggttttactttatttaacaaCGCATTACAGTTCATTTCTCTGGAATCATGACCCTTGGGCCAGTACCTTCccaacacagagaattcaacctcaagagccTACGCATATAGGTACAAGGTTtcgcatgaaaacaaaatcataaattgttGGCgtgggacaggggagaatgctttgttgtgattggtggactcaaaagtcacgttaTCAAGACAAcatgcggaatgagggtaccgaacagCCGTGGGCCGAGTTTTATGCTAAGGAACTGCCTAAGcatggcgatcgggggtgtccggctattaggcgtctataggtggtggtctgtgcttCCCAAACATGGAATATGAATAGTAAATAAGTAATAGTAAGTAAGCTTgcctaataaaaaataagataccTAGATAGCGCTCAAATACtagatatagtaggtacttaaatcttACCCAATGCAGTCGTCAGTCTAATTTCCCCCGGCTTCGGTCTCGGTTTCTTCTCTTTGAgcactttctttttctttttcttcttggGCACGGCGGCGATGGTGTTCACGTTGGCAGTGGTGTTGATTGTGTTGTTCGGGGCCGGGTTCACGATCGTCGCTGTCTGTACCACCACGCTGTTCACTACGTTTGTTGGAACCTAGAAGAGCACATTCAAGTATGCGAACGTAAACCGTTTACCGGTAGGTATAGGTTGTCCTATTTCACGAAGACCGTTTTGCCATGTTTGTGTGAGTGCAGTGAACACGTATTGTTATAATTAGTGTGCGTGGCACTCAGTCTCGACCGCGACGCAAGTCACAAATCCGTTAACGTTTATTGGTATTgcccgttcactataacttgacgCCTAACTTTATGTtagcaccattgctttgtttcctTTATTTCTTAcagcttagggtttattattgtgtgatttgcaacgTTGCTAACATAAAAGTTATAATGAACGGACAGTACAACTAAGAATGAGCGGTCATCAtgaaatataagtacctactaataagttTACAGACTTGTTTAATTTAATCctttacaagttagctcttgactagTGGTAAGACTTACAGACTTAACCAAAAACGTATTATTACTATCTTTATGGACTTACCGAAGTCAAAGTAGACATCGGTGGCAAGGAGTTGGTTGCCATAGTAACTATAGTGGGCTCGTCCCGTTTGCCGTCCGCAGATGAGGTGGAATACTTCAGCAGATGGTGGAGAGGTAGGGGTAGTGCTGAGAGGTAGTCGGCCACTCCGCCGCCCAGGGTCTGCCAGGTTGAAGTGTCGGTGACATCGCCGATACCTTGGGAGGAAGAACATTTTAAGTTCTGAATCATCATCAATAATCTGTAAAAAAACTTAGGCAAGTTAATAACCTTTGTAAGTGATAAACAGTTCCATCAGGCTGAGATGTATAGAACGtaatttgactttgctcagacttttcttggagttaaaatgagacatgTCTCTCACATTAATCCATCAcgtcttaaatctgagcaaagtcaaagtaagtaCGCTCTGCTCTATTAAATCTCTTCTCAGCCTACCTTATACTTAGTTGATTAAACTACGTAAAGTTCTTTAATGACCCAGTTGGTTAGAGCTGGTTTCATCGACAAGAATAATCGAAATAAAATTAGGAGATTGCTGAAAGCTTCTTTGCTTAGGCTTCTACTACATGTAGGTCACCTGAGAAACTTGTTGGTtacaaaactaaataaaattgacagGAATCAGTCACGGCACTTCTATTTCTACAGAGGTTCGCGTcaaatttagtttttaactGTTGAACTTACTAATAAACTCCGCTGGTACGCTAGTCCCATCTCTTTGAATTCGGCCTTCTTGCTTTATGGCTCTCGCCAATGCTGCACCTTCTTTGGGTTCGTGTAGCACTACCAGCAACTGTTGAGTGCCTTGCTGCAGTGGTGCTTGTGTTACTGTTGAATAAATTACACCAGACTTTAAATGAAGTAGAATTTCCAATAGCCTACTTACCGTTTAAGCATCGATCAAAAAACTGCAAATATTAATGCGCGTCTTTCAACAAATATAGAAAAAATTGTTTGCGTAAAGAACCAGGACTGGTTGGAATATTAGCCATTGACCGCTATGGAAAAAGAAATCGAGAGAAAGATTAAACTCccaaaaacttttacaagtgcttttgaatcgccaAGTGAATCTACCCCTGGTTGGGATTGGGAATACCCTTTCCACAGATTGTAGAGACTTCAGTGTGCTATGGGTAACTTCAAAAAAACCTGCTCACCCTGGTGCTGCTGCATCATAGATGCCATCAGATCATGGTGCAGCTCCTCCCGGTACTCTCGCTTGTCCCTCTGCTCCCCTTTAAGTACGGTCTCCTGCACGTACCCGACCTGCCCAGTGCCTCCGTAGGCGATGTTACCCACGTTAACCGTGGAGGACGTGGCGGTTATGCTTTGGTACTTTACTCCTGCGTTCACTGGAAATGATATAACAATTCAATATAAAACGGTGGTAATAGTGGTAATGAACCAGagtaccgacatagctcagcgggtcccgaagctgaagtggcaatgagcagggcatatagttcggaaaaccgatcaacgttagggtcccaaaatgctggaatagcgaccgcACACCGGAAAgggcagcgttggaaaacccccctaggtggacagacgacgcGACGTCAAACGGGTCgcggggagccgctggatttaggaaggcggcgtaagaccgtggcatgtggaagtccctataagagttctgtgtccagcagtggatgtcaaTCAGtaaacgatgatgatgatgatgaaggcaGAAGAACTCCAAAGTCCAAACCATATAGTTTTACTAAATTTTTTGACGGAGATATAGTGCCTATTCGTAAATTTAATGTCACATTCCAAAAATGAAGTTCTGCCTAATTTCTGAATACAGCCTTCTGAAACCTAAAATACATTTGGGacaaaaaaatgaattttagGTTTCAGAAGACAGCTACAGAATTATTGTAAATAAGGTAGctctatataattattatgttcctACTTACCTATTGAGAGTAGCTAAGAATATTATCCTCACCTGTATGAATAGGAGCAATCCCAGCAAGCGTAACCGTGCCCGGCTGAGCATTGCTAACCACCACCACACTCTCGGCCTGACGGAACTTGACTCCATCCACCGTCACCCCCGCAGCTGGCGCTACAGCAAACTGCACTCCACTGCCCGAAGCTTGGTACCTGGTTTCCTGAACCACACTGCCGCTACCGCTGCCTTCATACCCAAACTTGGCGGCAAACTGATGGATGGTAGGGATTGCCGTAGCTGTCGGGATATGCCCCGTGAACGGTGCAAAATTCATCGTGAATTAAATCTgtaaacattttaattataagctaggtaggtacataggtaagtaatagGTTTATTGTGGTTTTTTCATAGTTTTAGTTTATGGGTTTTCTTTTCCGCATGTTATAGTCCTTTAGTCCGCTTTGCCAAACCAATcttatcaagtaggtacctacttggctTCCTCagtggtaggtacatagtaaatCTCAGGCCTCCGAAATCTGATAGCTGTTACTTAATACTTAGTTGCCAATCGACTTTTCCGAGAGCCTGAAAGTCTTTGAGCTAGCAGCTAGGTATACCTAGGACTTCCTACAGGGCATTTCCACACAGCACTATCTTCTTTCATCCCTTATTATTATAAGTGTCGCTGGTTTGGAAATCTGGGTAATCTTGAGCACCCAATTTTTAAGACTACCTATTGACTTTCATATCGGCACTTAAACCCATAAAATTTTCTGCTTTCCGTGCTACGTGGTGCTACATGATCGCACTATAAAGGGTTTCTTCCAGTTTTTATCCAATGCCACGGACACTGAGTCTTCGATGTGACCATTACGTTTGCAGTCACTACATATCCATCGAAGCATTTTTATCCCCATGATTTGGATGTTCACAAGGCCGTCTTAGCTTCACTGTTTTAAATTACTGATAGCTCAGGACTTGTTTAGTCCCCTAAGCTTTAGCGACATTTGTCGACCGCTACT is a window encoding:
- the LOC117987959 gene encoding uncharacterized protein: MNFAPFTGHIPTATAIPTIHQFAAKFGYEGSGSGSVVQETRYQASGSGVQFAVAPAAGVTVDGVKFRQAESVVVVSNAQPGTVTLAGIAPIHTVNAGVKYQSITATSSTVNVGNIAYGGTGQVGYVQETVLKGEQRDKREYREELHHDLMASMMQQHQVTQAPLQQGTQQLLVVLHEPKEGAALARAIKQEGRIQRDGTSVPAEFISIGDVTDTSTWQTLGGGVADYLSALPLPLHHLLKYSTSSADGKRDEPTIVTMATNSLPPMSTLTSVPTNVVNSVVVQTATIVNPAPNNTINTTANVNTIAAVPKKKKKKKVLKEKKPRPKPGEIRLTTALDGSTLYCCPECHMAYPERGLLDQHLVGHTMERRFICDICNAALKRKDHLTRHKQSHNPERPHVCSVCLKAFKRKEQLTLHFIIHSGEKRHICNECGKGFYRKDHLRKHTRSHIARRVKAEMSQQSDTPPLSQQTVPAPALEPS